Proteins from one Primulina tabacum isolate GXHZ01 unplaced genomic scaffold, ASM2559414v2 Contig436, whole genome shotgun sequence genomic window:
- the LOC142534245 gene encoding early light-induced protein 1, chloroplastic-like, producing the protein MAAAATGMQMICGAGFNSRTVGLNQFVPLKSASLFKRDLKFRIRSMAEDGDDVTGEKEKAAVPIPPKLFSTPPAPPQPEESTKITNIMAFDGPGPERINGRLAMIGFVSAIAVELTRGQDIFSQIQNGGIPWFLGTTVLLSVASLVPLFKGVSADSKSRGLMTSDAELWNGRLAMVGLIALAYTEYVKGGTLV; encoded by the exons ATGGCAGCTGCAGCAACGGGGATGCAAATGATCTGTGGAGCTGGTTTTAATTCAAGAACAGTTGGTTTGAACCAGTTTGTACCTTTGAAGAGCGCGTCACTTTTTAAGAGGGATTTAAAGTTCAGAATTCGAAGCATGGCTGAG GATGGTGATGATGTCACTGGAGAGAAAGAAAAAGCAGCAGTTCCAATTCCTCCTAAGTTGTTTTCAACACCTCCTGCACCGCCGCAACCCGAG GAAAGCACCAAGATTACAAACATAATGGCCTTTGACGGGCCTGGCCCGGAGAGGATCAACGGTCGTCTAGCCATGATCGGATTCGTGTCAGCCATCGCAGTAGAATTAACCAGAGGACAGGATATCTTCTCGCAAATACAAAACGGAGGGATCCCGTGGTTTCTCGGGACGACTGTTTTGCTATCCGTGGCATCACTTGTGCCGTTGTTTAAAGGAGTGAGCGCGGATTCGAAATCGCGGGGATTGATGACATCTGATGCAGAGCTTTGGAATGGAAGGCTTGCAATGGTAGGATTGATAGCTTTGGCTTACACCGAGTATGTCAAGGGTGGGACTCTTGTCTGA